Proteins co-encoded in one Brassica oleracea var. oleracea cultivar TO1000 chromosome C4, BOL, whole genome shotgun sequence genomic window:
- the LOC106339675 gene encoding uncharacterized protein LOC106339675 isoform X1, protein MSTPDPNPSVSLAAASETPMTQPSTVKTPSPQPSYRAIAPLHRQPQPQPNIHPFPVRRSNPVSGSPHQDPSALVYPGRGLPTRPGRQSPSIVADPSSGGYPPLPYQNGQGLDPVSQFMRAAQPQIQHASHLGPGHLKGVPHFLQPRVAHPPSTSVLDNGGRKNSRSRNDVLVLIRKRKVRITEGASLYSLCRSWLRNGAHEGLQKHQSDTTVTCLPKPLPASVVVETSLPKDSVEEPNRVQDKEDEESVKQLSDADLLKRHVDRAKKVRARLREERLKRIGRYKARLALLLPPFGEQ, encoded by the exons ATGTCCACTCCAGATCCCAACCCCTCCGTCTCTCTCGCCGCCGCATCGGAAACCCCGATGACACAACCCAGCACAGTCAAAACGCCGTCTCCTCAGCCGTCGTACAGAGCCATAGCTCCCCTTCACCGTCAACCTCAACCTCAACCGAATATCCATCCATTCCCGGTCAGACGATCGAATCCCGTTTCCGGTTCGCCTCACCAGGACCCTTCAGCTCTTGTTTACCCGGGTCGTGGGTTACCGACCCGACCCGGAAGACAGAGTCCGAGTATAGTCGCGGATCCATCATCAGGTGGGTATCCTCCTCTGCCGTACCAAAATGGGCAGGGTTTGGATCCAGTGAGTCAATTCATGAGAGCTGCACAACCTCAGATCCAACATGCTTCTCATCTCGGGCCGGGTCACTTGAAGGGCGTTCCTCACTTCTTGCAACCTCGG GTTGCTCATCCTCCTTCTACTTCAGTTCTAGACAATGGTGGGCGTAAAAACTCTAG AAGCAGAAACGACGTCCTGGTCCTTATAAGAAAACGAAAG GTTAGAATAACAGAGGGAGCTTCTCTGTATTCGCTTTGTAGATCGTGGTTGAGAAATGGTGCTCATGAGGGACTTCAG AAGCACCAAAGCGATACCACAGTGACATGTTTACCAAAGCCTTTGCCTGCATCGGTTGTGGTAGAGACTAGTTTGCCAAAAGATTCAGTTGAAGAACCAAATCGTGTACAAGACAAAGAG GACGAGGAATCTGTGAAACAGTTGTCTGATGCTGATCTTTTGAAAAGACATGTGGACCGTGCTAAGAAGGTCCGAGCTCG ATTAAGAGAAGAACGGTTGAAGAGGATCGGGAGGTACAAGGCAAGATTGGCTCTTCTTCTCCCACCATTTGGAGAGCAATGA
- the LOC106339675 gene encoding uncharacterized protein LOC106339675 isoform X2: MSTPDPNPSVSLAAASETPMTQPSTVKTPSPQPSYRAIAPLHRQPQPQPNIHPFPVRRSNPVSGSPHQDPSALVYPGRGLPTRPGRQSPSIVADPSSGGYPPLPYQNGQGLDPVSQFMRAAQPQIQHASHLGPGHLKGVPHFLQPRVAHPPSTSVLDNGGRKNSRNDVLVLIRKRKVRITEGASLYSLCRSWLRNGAHEGLQKHQSDTTVTCLPKPLPASVVVETSLPKDSVEEPNRVQDKEDEESVKQLSDADLLKRHVDRAKKVRARLREERLKRIGRYKARLALLLPPFGEQ, translated from the exons ATGTCCACTCCAGATCCCAACCCCTCCGTCTCTCTCGCCGCCGCATCGGAAACCCCGATGACACAACCCAGCACAGTCAAAACGCCGTCTCCTCAGCCGTCGTACAGAGCCATAGCTCCCCTTCACCGTCAACCTCAACCTCAACCGAATATCCATCCATTCCCGGTCAGACGATCGAATCCCGTTTCCGGTTCGCCTCACCAGGACCCTTCAGCTCTTGTTTACCCGGGTCGTGGGTTACCGACCCGACCCGGAAGACAGAGTCCGAGTATAGTCGCGGATCCATCATCAGGTGGGTATCCTCCTCTGCCGTACCAAAATGGGCAGGGTTTGGATCCAGTGAGTCAATTCATGAGAGCTGCACAACCTCAGATCCAACATGCTTCTCATCTCGGGCCGGGTCACTTGAAGGGCGTTCCTCACTTCTTGCAACCTCGG GTTGCTCATCCTCCTTCTACTTCAGTTCTAGACAATGGTGGGCGTAAAAACTCTAG AAACGACGTCCTGGTCCTTATAAGAAAACGAAAG GTTAGAATAACAGAGGGAGCTTCTCTGTATTCGCTTTGTAGATCGTGGTTGAGAAATGGTGCTCATGAGGGACTTCAG AAGCACCAAAGCGATACCACAGTGACATGTTTACCAAAGCCTTTGCCTGCATCGGTTGTGGTAGAGACTAGTTTGCCAAAAGATTCAGTTGAAGAACCAAATCGTGTACAAGACAAAGAG GACGAGGAATCTGTGAAACAGTTGTCTGATGCTGATCTTTTGAAAAGACATGTGGACCGTGCTAAGAAGGTCCGAGCTCG ATTAAGAGAAGAACGGTTGAAGAGGATCGGGAGGTACAAGGCAAGATTGGCTCTTCTTCTCCCACCATTTGGAGAGCAATGA
- the LOC106340407 gene encoding uncharacterized protein LOC106340407, with protein MSLTSLEDYIKYKKRNNSHFMLVDGMSTLMTENAKNCESMNFHAFGLRWKFNIRLDLVKDYLSAYLTIADEKCTGSNWGVTCWFNLSVISQIGDLDICTASVFSFDSNHVSWGVSSLISQEMLKQKFIVNDKAVFCAEITGVIPLFLNVIINTFSPTMGTAERVKLMKVPRNNSRFTWKITQFSSFSGESHSSYEFTCGPRRWYLEMYPKGYLEGKGNSLSLFLHASDFVSKAPVEATSAIYKLRVLDQHKRNHHEINTAHRFTSNTRWGFNKFLELGELHKASNGFLVNDAIYIGVEFLSMATREYL; from the exons ATGAGTCTAACGTCACTTGAAG ACTACATAAAATATAAGAAACGCAACAACAGTCATTTCATGTTGGTTGATGGAATGTCTACGCTAATGACTGAAAATGCTAAGAACTGTGAGTCAATGAATTTCCATGCTTTTGGTCTCAGATG GAAGTTCAATATCCGCTTAGATCTTGTCAAGGACTACTTATCCGCTTATCTGACTATCGCCGATGAAAAGTGTACCGGTTCTAATTGGGGCGTTACCTGCTGGTTCAACCTCAGCGTAATCTCTCAGATTGGAGACCTTGATATATGCACGG CGTCAGTGTTCTCTTTCGACTCAAATCATGTATCATGGGGGGTAAGCAGCTTAATCTCACAAGAGATGTTGAAGCAGAAGTTTATTGTGAACGACAAAGCGGTTTTCTGTGCCGAGATAACCGGGGTCATACCATTATTCCTCAATGTTATAATAAACACCTTCTCTCCAACCATGGGGACAGCAGAACGAGTTAAACTGATGAAGGTGCCTCGGAATAACTCTAGATTCACATGGAAGATCACTCAGTTTTCCTCCTTCAGTGGTGAAAGTCATTCGTCCTATGAGTTCACCTGTGGACCACGGAGATG GTACTTAGAGATGTACCCTAAAGGATACTTAGAGGGAAAAGGAAATTCGTTGTCTTTGTTTCTGCATGCGTCCGATTTTGTGAGCAAAGCTCCAGTGGAAGCAACATCGGCCATCTATAAACTGCGAGTGTTGGACCAACACAAGCGCAATCACCATGAAATTA ATACCGCACATCGGTTTACCTCCAATACTCGCTGGGGCTTCAACAAGTTTTTGGAGCTAGGGGAACTCCACAAAGCTTCAAATGGATTTCTTGTGAACGATGCGATTTATATTGGGGTTGAGTTCTTATCTATGGCCACACGTGAATATCTCTGA
- the LOC106340164 gene encoding ubiquitin carboxyl-terminal hydrolase 2-like encodes MGKQLKKGRAPPGGNQFSKKVAKQSAETVMEQRSCVHFDKCVDLNKLLKKMKACERIKCRDCKEGVDMKRRSEGEVSSFSCDAAKRAVWLCLECGRYCCGGVGLPTEPQSHVMRHIKMTCHRLVIQCENTRLRWCFACQSLLPFEKEVNGERKDLLLEAVKLIKERSSKICSGEAEAEEDSRSSSSISGEIKGSGYGVRGLVNLGNTCFFNSVLQNLLSLDRLRDRLFKEDQSCGGPLVSSLKKLFTEAASEAGFFNSVINPWDFFGTLCSKAPQFRGYQQHDSHELLRCLLDGLSIEEMSLRKKHDGDESEKPTLVDSVFGGEVSSTISCLECGHSSKVYEPFLDLSLPVPSKKQTLSQEERSKLTPPTKVFKNVEDSKDSSEPVSTMTFDNNQVPEIIVTQKEMEEVGSFWCESFGIEVSHNETDLVSQGGVSDNDDGSAKQKDKEAITQCSKDTASSGIDEAQVWGYPLANEELPLLVVDSQVMNMPYKGDIYYDDKTVAEGKGEKQACPIVRQTFESSTETLMPDNDGSAKPDKEAMQCSKETASSEIDEAQVWGYPDIGHSFSSAKPCADEEVPLLVADSQVLCMPYKDDKTVAEDKGETSSSYVSGHHDQQTVDYVDFSWFFEEPDVAFDDKTVRECEDEVSSSLMSSHHGKTVDYVDLNEPGVSCNAKTIKEREGEVSSSLASSHHGQTVDYVDSSGCFDKADVSCNDKTVRKCEGEAPSSFVSSHHGKKIENADYYWFSVEPEISKGPVFGPPTIAEVCEAGFMGVSSNSDAEVVLDDLDSPVSVESCLAMFTKPEILSEDNAWHCENCSTNKLQRLREKRELVGSGWVYDTIFNQSFTDFKNWDTIYDDEAVDSEEVVVRSAAIKRVLVNKAPPVLTIHLKRFSQNARGRLSKLRGHVAFNEFIDLGLYMDMESRQDEEDQPVYMLAGLVEHSGTMGRGHYVAYIRGDDKERRDSSVWYRASDYFVRQVSFEEVLRSEAYILFYQLI; translated from the exons ATGGGGAAGCAGTTAAAGAAAGGTCGAGCTCCTCCAGGTGGGAATCAGTTCTCCAAGAAGGTAGCTAAGCAAAGCGCGGAGACAGTGATGGAACAAAGATCTTGTGTGCATTTTGATAAATGCGTTGATTTGAATAAGTTGTTGAAAAAGATGAAAGCTTGTGAACGAATCAAGTGTAGAGATTGCAAGGAAGGAGTGGACATGAAGAGAAGAAGTGAAGGGGAAGTTAGTAGCTTTTCTTGTGATGCTGCTAAGAGAGCTGTTTGGCTTTGCTTGGAGTGTGGCCGTTATTGCTGTGGAGGTGTTGGTTTGCCAACTGAACCTCAGAGTCATGTCATGCGTCACATCAAGATGACGTGTCACCGTCTTGTGATTCAGTGTGAAAACACTCGGTTGAGATGGTGTTTCGCTTGCCAGTCACTGCTCCCTTTTGAGAAGGAAGTGAATGGTGAGAGGAAAGATTTGTTGCTGGAAGCTGTGAAGCTGATTAAAGAACGTTCTTCAAAGATTTGCTCTGGTGAAGCTGAGGCTGAAGAAGATTCACGTTCAAGTAGTAGTATCTCTGGTGAGATCAAAGGTTCTGGTTATGGTGTAAGAGGTTTAGTTAACCTTGGGAACACATGTTTCTTTAACTCTGTACTGCAGAACCTTCTTTCTTTGGATCGGTTACGTGACCGCTTGTTTAAAGAGGATCAGTCTTGTGGCGGGCCTCTTGTTTCCTCCCTGAAGAAGCTGTTCACAGAAGCAGCATCAGAAGCAGGATTCTTCAATAGTGTGATAAACCCATGGGACTTTTTTGGTACCTTATGTTCTAAGGCTCCTCAGTTTAGGGGATATCAGCAGCATGACAGTCACGAGCTGCTAAGGTGTCTGTTGGATGGTTTGAGCATCGAAGAAATGAGTCTGAGAAAGAAGCATGATGGTGATGAGAGTGAGAAACCTACTCTGGTAGATTCTGTGTTCGGTGGTGAAGTTTCAAGCACCATCTCTTGTTTGGAATGTGGACACTCCTCAAAGGTTTATGAACCCTTTTTGGATCTCTCTTTACCTGTTCCCTCCAAGAAACAAACCCTCTCTCAGGAAGAGAGAAGTAAACTTACACCACCAACAAAGGTCTTTAAGAATGTGGAAGACAGCAAAGATTCATCAGAACCTGTGTCAACTATGACCTTTGACAATAATCAGGTCCCTGAAATTATTGTAACACAAAAGGAGATGGAAGAAGTTGGTAGTTTTTGGTGTGAATCTTTTGGAATAGAAGTCTCTCACAATGAGACCGATCTGGTTTCTCAAGGTGGTGTTAGTGATAATGACGACGGAAGTGCAAAACAAAAAGATAAAGAGGCTATTACGCAGTGTAGTAAAGACACAGCTTCAAGTGGGATTGATGAGGCTCAAGTGTGGGGCTATCCCTTGGCTAATGAAGAGCTTCCTTTGCTGGTTGTAGATTCTCAAGTTATGAATATGCCTTATAAAGGTGACATATACTATGATGATAAAACAGTTGCAGAAGGTAAGGGTGAGAAGCAGGCTTGTCCAATAGTTAGACAGACTTTTGAAAGTAGCACAGAAACGCTGATGCCTGATAATGACGGAAGTGCAAAACCAGATAAAGAGGCTATGCAGTGTAGTAAAGAGACAGCTTCAAGTGAGATTGATGAGGCTCAAGTATGGGGATATCCTGATATAGGGCATAGCTTTTCATCTGCAAAGCCATGCGCTGATGAAGAGGTTCCTTTGCTGGTAGCAGACTCTCAAGTTCTGTGTATGCCTTATAAAGATGATAAAACAGTTGCAGAAGACAAGGGTGAGACTTCCTCGTCGTATGTGAGCGGCCACCATGACCAACAAACCGTAGATTATGTTGACTTTAGCTGGTTTTTTGAAGAGCCTGACGTCGCCTTTGATGATAAAACAGTTAGGGAGTGTGAGGATGAAGTTTCCTCTTCACTCATGAGCAGCCACCATGGGAAAACCGTTGATTATGTTGACCTTAACGAGCCTGGCGTCTCCTGTAATGCTAAAACAATTAAGGAACGTGAAGGTGAAGTTTCCTCATCACTCGCGAGCAGCCACCATGGTCAAACCGTTGATTATGTTGACTCTAGCGGTTGTTTTGACAAGGCTGATGTCTCCTGTAATGATAAAACAGTTAGGAAATGTGAAGGTGAAGCTCCCTCGTCATTTGTGAGCAGCCACCATGGAAAAAAGATAGAGAATGCTGACTATTACTGGTTTTCTGTCGAGCCTGAGATATCTAAAGGACCAGTTTTTGGACCACCAACTATAGCTGAGGTTTGTGAAGCTGGTTTCATGGGTGTCAGCAGCAACTCTGATGCTGAAGTAGTTCTTGATGATTTGGATTCACCTGTCTCTGTAGAAAGCTGTTTGGCTATGTTCACCAAGCCTGAGATTTTGTCAGAAGACAATGCTTGGCACTGTGAGAACTGTTCTACTAACAAACTCCAACGGTTGAGAGAAAAGAGAGAACTAGTTGGCAGTGGATGGGTGTATGATACTATATTCAACCAATCCTTTACAGATTTCAAAAACTGGGATACCATATATGATGATGAGGCAGTAGATTCAGAGGAAGTGGTAGTAAGAAGCGCTGCAATTAAAAGGGTACTTGTAAACAAGGCACCACCTGTCTTGACCATTCATCTCAAAAGGTTCAGCCAAAACGCTCGCGGCAGGCTAAGCAAGTTACGTGGCCATGTTGCTTTCAATGAGTTTATCGATCTTGGCCTATATATGGATATGGAGTCTAG GCAGGACGAAGAAGACCAGCCGGTTTACATGTTGGCAGGGTTAGTGGAGCATTCAGGGACAATGGGGAGAGGTCACTATGTTGCTTACATTAGAGGAGACGATAAGGAGAGGAGAGACTCATCCGTATGGTATCGTGCAAGCGATTATTTTGTAAGACAGGTTTCTTTTGAAGAAGTTCTTCGTTCTGAGGCGTATATCTTATTCTACCAACTTATCTGA
- the LOC106338084 gene encoding cysteine proteinase inhibitor 5-like yields the protein MNKSIFFVLFSLILLSVHVFGLTPLEDQWIPIKDVKDPYVIKIGEFAVSEYARLNKIQLKFVTVVSGDIQIASNLKYYKLIVTANSGGNSGSKNYETVVWKLKSISELMDFEPLS from the coding sequence ATGAATAAGTCAATCTTTTTTGTTCTCTTCTCTCTTATTCTCCTCTCTGTTCACGTGTTTGGATTGACGCCTCTCGAAGATCAATGGATTCCCATCAAAGATGTTAAGGACCCTTACGTTATAAAGATTGGTGAATTTGCGGTCTCAGAGTACGCCAGATTAAACAAAATTCAATTGAAGTTTGTGACGGTTGTTAGCGGTGATATTCAAATAGCCTCCAATTTGAAATATTACAAGCTTATAGTGACGGCTAACAGTGGCGGAAACAGCGGGAGCAAAAACTACGAAACAGTCGTATGGAAGCTAAAATCAATATCAGAACTCATGGACTTCGAGCCACTATCTTAA
- the LOC106338085 gene encoding cysteine proteinase inhibitor 5-like, which produces MNKSIFFVLFSLIILSVHVFGLTPLEDQWILIKDVKDPYIIEIGEFAVSEYARLNKLQLKFVTVVSGDIQIASNLKYYKLIVTANDGGNSASKNYETVVWKLKSISELMDFEPLS; this is translated from the coding sequence ATGAATAAGTCAATTTTTTTTGTTCTCTTCTCTCTTATTATCCTCTCTGTTCACGTGTTTGGATTGACGCCTCTCGAAGATCAATGGATTCTCATCAAAGATGTTAAGGACCCTTACATTATAGAGATTGGTGAATTTGCAGTCTCAGAGTACGCCAGATTAAACAAACTTCAATTGAAGTTTGTGACAGTTGTTAGCGGTGATATTCAAATAGCCTCCAATTTGAAATATTACAAGCTTATAGTGACGGCTAACGATGGGGGAAACAGCGCGAGCAAAAACTACGAAACAGTCGTATGGAAGCTAAAATCAATATCGGAACTCATGGACTTCGAGCCACTATCTTAA
- the LOC106340421 gene encoding small ubiquitin-related modifier 5-like produces MVSSSTTISVSCASKKSRSPKPQKKITVKVKTQQGGEEDVYKLGYGTHLNKLMQAYCTKRNLDEGTVRFIFGKKQLKPRSTPAQLKMKEGDVIDIVTDQDGA; encoded by the exons ATGGTGAGTTCCTCAACAACGATCTCTGTTTCATGTGCCTCAAAGAAGTCTCGATCTCCTAAACCCCAGAAGAAGATTACTGTTAAGGTCAAGACCCAACAG GGTGGAGAAGAGGATGTTTACAAGCTTGGTTATGGTACACATCTGAATAAACTAATGCAAGCTTACTGCACCAAGAGGAACTTAGATGAAGGCACTGTCAGATTCATCTTCGGCAAAAAACAGCTCAAACCACGAAGCACTCCTGCTCAG TTGAAGATGAAAGAAGGCGACGTCATTGATATTGTCACCGATCAAGACGGTGCTTAA